One stretch of Muribaculum intestinale DNA includes these proteins:
- a CDS encoding 3-oxoacyl-ACP synthase III family protein, whose product MYINATGYYVPEARVDNDYFLNVNGLTSEWIEKRTGIRTRSKAGEGEGHNSMGLNAIEDALKSLPYPIKDIDLIVSASYSPYDTVATLAHIAQQKYDIDGAKAVYCSAACSSFVNGLEIVDAYFKSGKARKALLICSEHNTYYSNESDPKAGHLWGDAAVAYFLSADKVAETDLKISDIFTCGLGNVGKGPDGVVLRPKEGGIEMPDGRDVFVNACQQMIRALDEVTKPIGITPAQLDYIITHQANKRIVAQVAHQLDLTDDHFLNNIEELGNTGSASCALVFAQNRDTFRKGQRVGLTVFGGGYSCGAFLVEI is encoded by the coding sequence ATGTATATCAACGCCACAGGATATTACGTGCCGGAAGCACGTGTCGACAACGACTACTTCCTCAATGTCAACGGTCTCACAAGCGAATGGATCGAGAAACGCACAGGCATCCGCACCCGCTCCAAAGCCGGAGAGGGAGAAGGACACAACTCGATGGGTCTTAATGCGATAGAGGACGCACTGAAATCGCTTCCCTATCCTATAAAAGATATCGATCTCATCGTAAGCGCCTCATATTCACCCTACGACACAGTAGCCACTCTCGCTCATATCGCACAACAGAAATACGATATCGACGGCGCCAAGGCTGTATATTGCAGTGCAGCATGTTCATCGTTTGTCAACGGCCTTGAAATTGTCGACGCCTACTTCAAGTCAGGCAAAGCCCGCAAAGCCCTGCTCATATGCTCGGAGCACAACACATATTATTCTAATGAATCCGACCCCAAGGCAGGCCACCTGTGGGGCGACGCAGCGGTAGCATATTTCCTCTCAGCCGACAAAGTAGCAGAGACCGACCTTAAGATTTCCGACATATTTACCTGCGGTCTCGGAAATGTTGGCAAAGGTCCCGACGGTGTGGTTCTGCGCCCCAAAGAAGGTGGCATAGAAATGCCTGACGGCCGCGATGTATTTGTTAACGCCTGCCAGCAGATGATACGCGCGCTTGATGAAGTGACCAAGCCTATCGGCATCACTCCCGCACAGCTCGACTATATAATAACCCACCAGGCCAACAAACGAATTGTAGCACAAGTGGCACACCAGCTTGACCTTACCGACGACCACTTCCTCAATAATATCGAGGAACTCGGCAACACCGGCTCGGCATCATGTGCTCTTGTCTTTGCCCAGAACCGCGATACATTCCGTAAAGGACAGCGCGTAGGCCTTACCGTATTCGGCGGAGGCTATTCCTGCGGAGCTTTCTTGGTCGAGATATAA
- a CDS encoding TetR/AcrR family transcriptional regulator, with translation MASKTREKLIEVARQLFAHKGIENTTMSDIATASEKGRRTIYTYFKNKREIYNAVIEKESEQVVGRLREIFAIDMNPLEKLMRFIDVRIDIVEETIRHERESPVLRTLMVRDVRRMERIRNLAVEKEIEMLRQIMDDGVNMGLFSRERINDAFMAMIMMFQGIELSIMRNNFAFYGIERDEVRVRAKNFILAALTRDDTQATNNPPLQPTDNKH, from the coding sequence ATGGCCAGCAAGACCCGCGAAAAATTAATTGAAGTAGCCCGCCAGCTCTTTGCCCACAAAGGGATAGAGAATACGACGATGAGCGACATTGCAACCGCCTCGGAAAAGGGACGGCGCACAATTTATACCTACTTCAAAAACAAACGCGAGATCTACAATGCCGTAATAGAAAAAGAGAGCGAACAGGTGGTAGGCCGCCTGCGGGAAATATTCGCAATCGATATGAACCCGCTCGAAAAGCTGATGAGATTTATCGACGTACGCATAGACATCGTCGAAGAAACAATACGCCACGAACGCGAAAGCCCGGTATTGCGCACGCTTATGGTACGCGATGTGCGACGCATGGAGCGTATCCGCAATCTCGCTGTAGAAAAAGAGATTGAAATGCTCCGGCAGATTATGGACGACGGTGTAAACATGGGACTCTTCTCAAGAGAACGAATCAATGATGCTTTCATGGCAATGATAATGATGTTTCAGGGAATCGAGTTGTCTATAATGCGCAATAATTTTGCATTTTACGGAATTGAACGTGATGAAGTGCGTGTTAGGGCAAAGAATTTTATTCTTGCCGCCTTGACACGCGATGACACGCAAGCCACCAATAATCCGCCACTGCAACCAACCGACAATAAACATTAA
- a CDS encoding D-alanyl-D-alanine carboxypeptidase/D-alanyl-D-alanine-endopeptidase has product MRNIILTFIIYVCAVLQAYGSQPLDFPSAEGASVGIRIVRISDGKVIADYDSERLLVPASVQKCLTAATAQLSLPVDFRFVTRLAAYGALSADGVLNGYLAIVGGYDPTLGSRFFNKREAFDIWVATELDRLGVKCMNGDVSAIPSDIPEDALSPYWLLEDLEWEYGAGCYPINYRDNSFDSKEGRMADSDPAAVLCDVVTDRLAKEGIAMAMDAEMNYTEVVLPEDLSPIKVWRYFSPDRDDILKVMMHRSDNLYAEAMLRALLLPACDVRDTEVALVRADSAIVVQRDLWKARGIDLSRGRIVDGSGLAPVNRMSARMISDILHSMARSRSYAELFPIAGRDGTVRNFLRRTPLEGRMALKSGSMTGVLCYAGYMLDKDGRPTHSVVIMVNNFTCTSTKVRSAVSTYLNGVLVSR; this is encoded by the coding sequence ATGAGGAATATAATTCTGACTTTTATAATATATGTATGTGCCGTGTTGCAGGCTTATGGTTCGCAGCCTCTGGATTTCCCCTCTGCCGAGGGGGCTTCTGTAGGGATACGTATTGTGCGTATCTCCGATGGGAAAGTGATTGCGGATTATGATAGTGAGCGACTGCTTGTGCCTGCGTCGGTGCAGAAGTGCCTTACCGCTGCTACAGCCCAGCTGTCGCTACCTGTTGATTTTCGCTTTGTTACGAGGCTGGCAGCGTATGGAGCATTGTCGGCGGACGGTGTGCTCAATGGCTATCTGGCCATAGTGGGCGGTTATGATCCCACGCTCGGCTCTAGGTTTTTCAACAAGCGGGAAGCATTTGATATATGGGTGGCAACAGAGTTGGACAGATTGGGTGTAAAATGCATGAACGGTGATGTATCTGCTATACCTTCCGACATTCCGGAAGATGCACTTTCCCCTTACTGGCTTCTTGAGGACCTCGAATGGGAGTATGGAGCAGGATGTTATCCAATAAATTATCGCGATAATTCATTTGACAGCAAGGAGGGGCGTATGGCAGATTCTGATCCGGCGGCCGTGTTGTGTGATGTAGTGACAGACCGTCTGGCTAAGGAAGGAATTGCCATGGCGATGGATGCTGAGATGAATTACACTGAGGTTGTATTGCCGGAAGATTTATCACCGATAAAAGTTTGGCGATATTTTTCGCCGGATAGGGATGATATATTAAAAGTGATGATGCACCGCAGCGATAATCTCTACGCCGAGGCTATGCTTCGTGCACTTCTGCTGCCTGCATGCGACGTACGGGATACGGAAGTGGCGCTTGTGCGTGCCGATTCAGCTATTGTCGTTCAACGCGACCTTTGGAAGGCTCGAGGTATCGATCTTTCCCGCGGGCGTATTGTCGACGGTTCCGGACTTGCACCGGTCAACCGGATGTCAGCCCGCATGATTTCCGATATACTTCACTCTATGGCCCGTAGCCGTAGTTATGCGGAGCTTTTTCCGATTGCCGGCCGAGATGGCACTGTAAGGAATTTTTTAAGACGCACGCCCTTGGAGGGGCGTATGGCCTTGAAGTCAGGGAGTATGACGGGTGTATTGTGTTACGCCGGATATATGCTCGACAAGGATGGCCGGCCGACTCATTCTGTAGTAATAATGGTTAATAACTTTACATGTACATCGACAAAAGTCAGAAGTGCGGTATCTACTTATCTGAACGGGGTCTTAGTGTCCCGTTAG
- a CDS encoding HAD-IIA family hydrolase, which translates to MKNFEKYITPMSHDELMQACRRIKHVALDMDGTIYLGSKLFPFTKDFLKMLDENGIGYSFLTNNPTRSIKDYLKKLEKLGIEASEENMYTTAVATIEYLKSNMPEVKRIFALGTPSMLAEFGAAGFELTKADSADRPDALVVAFDTTLQYDRLCHAAWLASEGIPYIATNPDRVCPTDLPTILVDCGSICRCIEHATGREPDIVIGKPNPDMLAGIRHRYGLEADEIAMCGDRIYTDVAMARNAGALGVLVLSGETTLDTAINSNPQPPITALNVMEFGRILVDART; encoded by the coding sequence ATGAAAAATTTTGAGAAATACATTACTCCGATGTCGCATGACGAACTTATGCAGGCATGCCGACGTATAAAACATGTCGCTCTTGACATGGATGGCACAATATACCTCGGCTCAAAATTATTCCCGTTTACAAAGGATTTCTTAAAAATGCTTGATGAGAACGGCATAGGGTATTCTTTTCTCACAAACAATCCCACCCGTAGTATCAAGGATTATCTTAAGAAGCTGGAAAAACTTGGTATTGAGGCTTCCGAGGAGAATATGTATACTACTGCAGTGGCTACTATTGAATATCTCAAGTCCAATATGCCTGAGGTGAAGCGAATTTTTGCGCTTGGCACACCAAGCATGCTCGCTGAGTTTGGGGCTGCCGGATTCGAGTTGACGAAAGCTGACTCTGCTGACCGCCCGGATGCTCTCGTAGTGGCGTTTGATACTACTCTCCAGTATGACCGTCTGTGTCATGCCGCATGGCTTGCCTCGGAGGGTATACCCTATATAGCCACAAATCCCGACCGTGTGTGCCCGACCGATTTGCCTACAATACTTGTCGACTGTGGCTCCATCTGCCGTTGCATCGAGCATGCTACGGGGCGCGAACCGGATATCGTAATCGGAAAACCCAATCCGGATATGCTTGCAGGTATACGCCATCGGTATGGCTTGGAGGCCGATGAGATTGCCATGTGTGGCGACCGTATTTATACCGATGTGGCCATGGCTAGAAATGCCGGTGCGTTAGGTGTGCTTGTCCTTTCCGGAGAAACCACACTTGACACTGCTATCAATTCCAATCCTCAACCTCCTATTACAGCACTTAATGTGATGGAGTTCGGGCGCATTCTCGTAGATGCCAGAACTTGA
- a CDS encoding porin, which yields MKKIFAIMACCAAATTMYASDVTESSYDVLNAPMETPSSASVPASSAAGATEDWKSQLAKMVKVSGYLQAGYNYNSLGSGSSSFQAKRLRLILDGQVCKNGSVRVQIEAFNGIAGSTNGNGQKNIQVMDAFFTYKFNPAFQVRVGQFYTPLGYENYDISPATLETVDFSNICYRMACRNAIGYDFVDYGRDLGIMLMGDLLPSAEGFNYLSYNFAVTNGQLPCKDDNNKSKDIIAALTVRPLKYFNVKAAYNYGEYQTNKDLENEEGEEIPGKYCPMHRFVGGFWYNNPTGLDVRAEYGYLRGKKEGISLAHETGFYALAGYHFGKFLPVVRYDMYHDSLNKLSLNNYDRVLLGCTWEPFGNLKVQLNYMLSMYGKDVREASNNGKSTSSQLQLMGLFKF from the coding sequence ATGAAAAAAATCTTTGCGATTATGGCATGTTGCGCAGCTGCGACTACCATGTATGCCTCAGATGTGACAGAATCGTCTTATGATGTACTCAATGCACCCATGGAGACTCCCTCTTCGGCATCAGTGCCGGCATCTTCTGCCGCAGGCGCCACTGAGGACTGGAAATCTCAACTTGCAAAAATGGTAAAAGTATCAGGCTATCTACAAGCCGGTTATAACTACAATAGCCTTGGCTCAGGCTCTTCGTCATTCCAGGCCAAGCGTCTGCGTCTTATCCTTGACGGACAAGTGTGCAAAAACGGTTCGGTACGTGTGCAGATTGAGGCATTCAATGGTATTGCCGGTTCGACCAACGGCAACGGCCAGAAGAATATCCAGGTAATGGACGCATTCTTCACATATAAGTTTAATCCGGCATTTCAGGTACGTGTAGGTCAGTTCTATACTCCGTTAGGCTATGAGAACTACGATATTTCTCCTGCAACTCTCGAGACTGTCGACTTCTCCAATATCTGTTATCGTATGGCATGCCGCAATGCAATCGGTTATGATTTCGTTGATTACGGACGAGATTTAGGCATCATGTTGATGGGTGACCTTCTGCCCAGCGCCGAGGGATTCAATTACCTGTCATATAATTTCGCTGTAACAAACGGCCAGCTGCCTTGTAAGGATGACAACAACAAGTCTAAAGACATTATCGCAGCTCTCACAGTGCGCCCGCTTAAGTATTTCAATGTAAAGGCTGCATATAATTATGGTGAGTACCAGACTAATAAGGATCTCGAAAATGAGGAGGGCGAAGAAATCCCCGGCAAGTATTGCCCGATGCACCGTTTTGTAGGCGGCTTCTGGTATAACAATCCGACCGGTCTTGACGTTCGCGCCGAATATGGCTATCTCAGAGGCAAGAAAGAAGGCATTTCTCTTGCTCACGAGACTGGTTTCTACGCTCTTGCCGGCTATCATTTCGGTAAGTTCCTTCCCGTAGTGCGCTATGATATGTATCATGACAGCCTTAACAAGCTCTCTCTCAATAATTATGACCGAGTGCTTTTGGGTTGCACATGGGAACCGTTTGGAAATCTGAAGGTTCAGCTCAACTATATGCTCTCTATGTATGGCAAGGATGTTCGCGAGGCTTCAAACAATGGAAAGAGCACATCAAGCCAGCTTCAGCTGATGGGTCTGTTCAAGTTCTGA
- a CDS encoding YncE family protein has translation MKKILLMMSMLIAGISVSAQHVGSEYRLKKVIPVAGRQGIAIDSTYYYVSDTKVLYKYDKDGNLVAKNDQPFQHPEIANHFGDIDIHNGEIYCGIEKFEYGRGYNIAVSIYDAETLKWKRDLPWTPESGQVEVSGLAVDRDKNMVWMSDWVDSRYVYCYDLATGKYYTKMQCLPTPYWCQGIFIADGKMLFTSDDGESLYQIPDNIYIADITEVPFTGLVDGEEVVKDTPFSVQLDKKGKPVMRKGKIAGGAKKGRVELFREMSDFKRAGEIEGLSIDPVNDDLVVLNNRGTQIVLGMSQGPYENEGYTGEIHELYIYEKVK, from the coding sequence ATGAAAAAGATTTTATTGATGATGTCAATGCTCATCGCAGGCATCTCCGTAAGCGCACAGCATGTAGGCAGCGAATACCGTCTGAAAAAAGTAATCCCTGTAGCCGGACGTCAAGGTATCGCTATCGACAGTACTTATTACTATGTATCTGATACAAAGGTTCTCTATAAGTATGACAAGGATGGTAATCTTGTAGCAAAGAACGACCAGCCCTTCCAACATCCAGAAATCGCCAACCACTTCGGTGACATTGATATCCACAATGGAGAAATCTATTGCGGTATCGAGAAATTCGAGTATGGCCGCGGCTATAATATCGCTGTTTCTATCTATGACGCAGAAACTCTTAAGTGGAAGCGCGACCTGCCTTGGACACCTGAGTCAGGCCAGGTAGAGGTATCCGGTCTTGCAGTGGACCGTGATAAAAACATGGTGTGGATGTCTGACTGGGTCGACAGCCGTTATGTATACTGCTACGATCTTGCTACCGGCAAGTATTACACCAAGATGCAGTGTTTGCCGACTCCTTACTGGTGTCAGGGTATTTTCATCGCCGACGGAAAGATGCTTTTCACTTCGGACGACGGTGAGTCGCTGTATCAGATTCCCGACAATATCTATATCGCCGACATTACCGAGGTGCCATTTACCGGTCTCGTTGATGGCGAGGAGGTTGTGAAAGATACTCCTTTCAGTGTACAGCTCGACAAGAAAGGCAAACCTGTAATGCGCAAAGGAAAGATTGCAGGTGGTGCAAAGAAAGGCCGTGTGGAACTTTTCCGCGAGATGAGCGACTTCAAGCGTGCCGGTGAGATTGAAGGACTTTCCATTGATCCTGTAAACGACGACCTGGTTGTGCTCAACAACCGTGGCACTCAGATTGTGCTTGGCATGAGCCAGGGTCCGTACGAAAACGAAGGTTATACAGGCGAAATTCACGAACTCTATATCTACGAAAAGGTAAAATAA
- the queC gene encoding 7-cyano-7-deazaguanine synthase QueC, with product MEKECIIVLSGGMDSTTLLYDYKDEIAIALTFDYGSNHNAREIECARIHCERLGIEHIVIPLDFMHKYFHSSLLDGADAIPEGHYADDNMRSTVVPFRNGIMLAVACGMAESRGLKKVLIANHSGDHAVYPDCRAAFIDAMSEAMQAGTYDRISILAPYTGKDKTFIAARGAELGVDFSLTYSCYKGRERHCGRCGTCVERREAFRIAGIPDHTLYEE from the coding sequence ATGGAAAAAGAATGCATAATAGTATTGTCGGGTGGCATGGACAGCACGACCCTTCTCTACGACTACAAGGATGAAATAGCCATTGCCCTCACCTTTGACTACGGCAGCAATCATAACGCACGTGAAATAGAATGTGCACGCATCCATTGCGAACGTCTTGGCATTGAGCATATCGTAATACCTCTTGACTTCATGCATAAGTATTTCCACTCCTCGCTGCTTGACGGTGCCGATGCAATCCCTGAAGGACATTATGCCGACGACAACATGCGCTCAACAGTAGTGCCGTTCCGCAACGGCATAATGCTTGCCGTCGCTTGCGGTATGGCCGAGAGCCGCGGACTCAAGAAGGTGCTTATCGCCAATCATTCGGGTGACCATGCAGTATATCCCGACTGCAGGGCCGCATTCATAGATGCCATGTCCGAAGCCATGCAGGCCGGTACCTACGACAGAATATCCATACTCGCTCCATACACCGGCAAGGACAAAACATTCATAGCCGCACGCGGAGCAGAACTCGGTGTGGATTTCTCGCTGACATACTCCTGCTACAAGGGACGCGAGCGCCATTGCGGACGATGCGGCACATGTGTGGAGCGGCGTGAGGCATTCCGCATTGCCGGCATTCCCGACCATACTCTCTACGAAGAATAG
- a CDS encoding transposase has protein sequence MECHGTRDSLRKSAQPTVAVIDSQSMRTGLAKSVKGIDGGKKIKGIKRHLAVDSNGFPLTIVISRANVHDSKGAIGLAIDTVCKYPTIRLLKADNGYRGPLVKNLKEGLLVELECVKSNFGTSEFKPISGRWVVERTLSWLESFRRLNRNYEQFLHTAKAIAMAACAMFMLRFVQFSFIPSSSQSYLFSAVRGRNYLRLGQSSCICVRLFRSQCNRIAPSLREHICTTLDRPSVNKYWGTGSKSLYKIFSISPDASYLP, from the coding sequence ATTGAATGCCATGGCACAAGGGATTCGCTAAGGAAATCGGCTCAACCGACTGTTGCCGTCATAGACAGCCAAAGCATGCGTACCGGACTGGCCAAATCAGTAAAGGGAATAGACGGAGGAAAGAAAATCAAGGGTATAAAAAGACATCTTGCCGTAGATTCAAATGGATTCCCGCTGACTATAGTTATATCACGCGCAAATGTCCACGATAGCAAGGGTGCGATTGGATTGGCAATTGACACGGTCTGCAAATATCCGACGATCAGATTATTAAAGGCAGACAACGGCTATCGCGGACCTTTAGTAAAAAACTTGAAAGAAGGATTGCTTGTGGAATTGGAGTGTGTGAAATCGAATTTCGGCACATCGGAATTCAAGCCGATTAGCGGCAGGTGGGTTGTGGAACGCACCCTCTCGTGGCTTGAATCTTTCAGACGATTAAACAGGAATTACGAACAGTTTCTTCACACCGCCAAAGCGATTGCGATGGCAGCGTGTGCAATGTTTATGTTGCGGTTCGTTCAATTCAGCTTCATCCCGAGTTCATCACAGTCATATTTATTCTCAGCTGTCCGTGGCAGAAATTACCTTCGCCTCGGCCAATCCTCATGCATCTGCGTACGCTTGTTTCGGTCACAATGCAACCGCATTGCTCCCTCACTGCGCGAACACATCTGCACGACGCTTGACCGCCCCAGCGTTAACAAATATTGGGGAACGGGGTCTAAGAGCCTGTATAAAATTTTCTCCATATCTCCAGACGCCAGCTATCTTCCTTGA
- a CDS encoding transposase, whose translation MFNTKSKADIFEIINALFFLIKTGCQWKLLPNDFPKWRTVYEFYRKWISIGFFDRMTQELNAMAQGIR comes from the coding sequence ATTTTCAATACGAAATCAAAGGCTGATATATTTGAGATTATTAATGCCTTGTTTTTCTTGATCAAAACAGGGTGTCAATGGAAACTTCTGCCAAATGATTTTCCAAAATGGCGTACAGTGTATGAATTTTACCGCAAGTGGATTTCTATAGGATTTTTTGACCGTATGACCCAAGAATTGAATGCCATGGCACAAGGGATTCGCTAA
- a CDS encoding MFS transporter, whose product MKTMAKPDLGFWKLWNLSFGFFGVQIAYALQSANISRIFQTLGADPHNLSYFWILPPLAGLIIQPIIGTMSDRTWNRFGRRLPYLLFGSILAVIVMCLLPNAGSFHFAVAGALIFGAFSLMMLDVSINISMQPFKMLVGDMVNEKQKGLAYSIQSFLCNAGSVVGLIFPFMLAWVGISNDAPGNQVPDSVTFSFYGGAAILIACVAYTFFKVKEMPPAEYAAYHGITDEQEEEKANCIHLLVKAPKVFWTVGLVQFFCWCAFMYMWTYNAGGIAEQAFGWNPDPQLANDPINKALYQEAGNWNGILFAVQAIGSVIWAAVLPRFSNRRMAYFASLIIGGIGFISTLAFSDKWLLFISYFLVGTAWAAMLAMPFTILTNSISGKHMGAYLGLFNGTITIPQIVAAVLGGVIFKLFGGLHQLNMIVFAGALLIIGAFCVFTIKETYAEKHNIAADNAAE is encoded by the coding sequence ATGAAAACTATGGCCAAGCCCGATCTGGGATTTTGGAAACTATGGAATCTGAGCTTTGGATTCTTCGGAGTGCAGATAGCCTATGCGCTACAGAGCGCCAACATCTCCCGCATCTTCCAGACATTGGGAGCCGACCCCCACAATCTGAGTTATTTCTGGATTCTGCCACCGCTTGCAGGGTTAATCATACAGCCCATCATCGGAACTATGAGCGACCGCACATGGAACCGCTTCGGACGCCGCCTCCCCTACCTGCTGTTCGGCTCCATTCTGGCCGTCATCGTAATGTGCCTCCTCCCCAATGCCGGAAGTTTCCACTTTGCGGTAGCCGGAGCGCTCATATTCGGTGCTTTCTCCCTGATGATGCTCGACGTATCAATCAACATATCAATGCAGCCCTTTAAAATGCTTGTCGGCGACATGGTCAATGAAAAGCAGAAAGGCCTCGCATACTCCATCCAGAGCTTCCTGTGCAATGCAGGGTCGGTAGTCGGATTAATATTCCCGTTCATGCTGGCATGGGTAGGAATCAGTAATGACGCTCCGGGCAATCAGGTGCCCGACTCCGTCACTTTCTCATTCTACGGAGGAGCAGCTATCCTCATAGCTTGTGTGGCCTATACATTCTTTAAGGTGAAGGAAATGCCACCCGCTGAATATGCCGCCTACCACGGCATAACCGATGAGCAGGAAGAGGAGAAAGCCAACTGCATACATCTGTTGGTAAAAGCCCCCAAAGTATTCTGGACTGTCGGTCTCGTACAATTCTTCTGCTGGTGTGCGTTCATGTACATGTGGACCTACAATGCCGGCGGAATAGCCGAACAGGCATTCGGATGGAATCCCGACCCTCAGCTTGCCAATGACCCCATCAACAAGGCCCTCTATCAGGAGGCCGGCAACTGGAACGGCATACTTTTCGCAGTCCAGGCTATCGGATCGGTAATATGGGCGGCTGTGCTTCCTCGCTTCAGCAACCGCCGCATGGCCTACTTTGCCTCGCTAATAATCGGAGGAATCGGATTCATATCTACCCTGGCATTCTCCGACAAATGGCTGCTGTTTATCAGCTATTTCCTCGTCGGCACCGCATGGGCCGCAATGCTCGCCATGCCATTCACCATACTCACCAACTCAATCAGCGGAAAGCACATGGGTGCGTACCTCGGGTTGTTCAACGGTACGATAACCATACCTCAGATTGTCGCAGCCGTATTGGGTGGCGTAATTTTCAAGCTATTCGGTGGCCTCCACCAGCTTAATATGATAGTATTTGCAGGCGCACTCCTCATCATAGGCGCATTCTGTGTATTCACTATCAAAGAAACATATGCAGAGAAACACAATATAGCAGCCGACAATGCTGCCGAATAA